GTGGACATCTACCGTCTGCTCGACCCGGACGGCGTCCCGGAGCAGGCCGCCGCTCGCTTCCTCGCCTCGGAGCCGTTCGCCCGCCACGTCGCCCAGCGCCAGGATCGCGCGGCTTTCGCCCCGCCAGGCACATCGCCGCTGGCGCGTGATCCGGCCCGGGCGCCGGCCAACGCCCGCCCCTCCCGCGCCGGCCCGGGCTGGCTCCCACAGCTCTTCTGGCTCACCCTCCGCTACCTCGCCGTCCTCAAGGGCGACCGCGTCGCGCTGGCTGTGCTGTTCGCGGCGGCGCCGGTGTCGGCCGTGATGCTGAGCGGCACCCTGCCAGTCGACATCTTCGAGCTGTCGCGCGACGATGGCGGCAACGCCCGCCAGGCGCTCTCGCTGCTGTTCATGCTGATTACGTCGAGCATCCTGCTCGGCGGGTTTGTCGCATCACGGTCCATCGCCGAGGAGGGCGCGATCTACGCCCGCGAGCGGCTGGTCAACCTCCAGATCGCCCCGTACGTGCTCTCGAAAGCGGCGGTGCTCGGGCTGTTCTCGGTGGTGCAGACGGCCGCCCTGGTGTTCATCACGGCCGGCCGCATCGAGATCCCCGGCGGCAACGACGCCCTGCGCGACATCTACCTTGTGGTGCTGGCCGTCAACCTGATCTCGGTCGCGGCCGGGCTGTTCGCATCGGCGGTCGCCAGGAACGGCCTCCAGGCGACGCTGATGATCGTCATCTTTCTGATGGTGCAACTGGCCATCGCCGGGGGCATCGTGCCGCTCAAGGGGATGGACGCTGTCGCCCGGGCGATGTCGATGCTGACGCCGGGACGGTGGGCGCTGTCGCTGCTGGGGCGCATCGCCGACATCAACGCCCGCATGGACGCCCAGTTTCCGAAGAACAACTTCGTCGATCAGTTCACCGTCGAGCCATCGACCTGCTGGGCGGCGCTCGGAGGCATCTTCGTGGGGCTGATGGCCCTGGCGGTGATCGCGCTGAAGCGGCGAGACGTACGGTAAGACGGTCGCATGTCTCGTCGGCGGGCAGAGCGCGAGCCCGTGGCTGCTGTTCGCAAGCCAACAGCGTTCGTGTCAGCGCCCCAACAGGCGGACGCCACCCGGACTCGGCACACTGTAGGTGAGGTGCGCCCTCAGCGGTGACCCGCGCAGGCCGAACGCCATCAGCCTCCACCGCCGTGCGCGCAGAGACGATGCCCGCCCACGAGCCGCCGCGCACACCTGGGAGACGCCATGCTGAATCGCTCGCTGCACACGCGCGTCCCTCGGTGGGCCTGGGACGCGGCACTTGCGCGTACCGGCGGCACCGCGGTGTCGGGCCGGGCAGCCGGCAGGCCCTCGGCGCTGCGCCGGGCGACGCTTGTCGTTGGACTGCTGACGGCGCTGAGTGTGCCGGCCCTGTTCGGGCCACCGACTGATGCACGCGCAGCCGAATCGCCGGACGGCCTGATCCACATCACGCTGATCCCTGGCGCGAGCGAGGCCCGCTACACGCTGACCGTTCGCATCGTCGGACAGCCGCCGAAGCCCGGCGTCTGCTCGACGCGCGACATGACGGGCGGGATCGTCCTGACGCCCGAGGGTGAGGTCGTGGCCGAGCAGTCGCAGATCACGGTCAACCAGCGGTCATTGAAGTGCTCCGCGCCCCTGCGCGACGACCAGACCCAGCAGTTGCTCGAAACGAACCGGTTCCCGACGGCCACCTTCACTGCGAGGTCTGCGCCCGGTTTGCCCATACCGCTCGTGCCCGGACAGCACGCCTACCAGATG
Above is a window of Chloroflexota bacterium DNA encoding:
- a CDS encoding YceI family protein; the encoded protein is MLNRSLHTRVPRWAWDAALARTGGTAVSGRAAGRPSALRRATLVVGLLTALSVPALFGPPTDARAAESPDGLIHITLIPGASEARYTLTVRIVGQPPKPGVCSTRDMTGGIVLTPEGEVVAEQSQITVNQRSLKCSAPLRDDQTQQLLETNRFPTATFTARSAPGLPIPLVPGQHAYQMIGDQVVRGITQTVTYDTSGDSTPDTFRGASRAVWRMSDFGIAPPVSPFVTVDDEMVAEIDVQAAVSAPPAPGP
- a CDS encoding ABC transporter permease; the encoded protein is VDIYRLLDPDGVPEQAAARFLASEPFARHVAQRQDRAAFAPPGTSPLARDPARAPANARPSRAGPGWLPQLFWLTLRYLAVLKGDRVALAVLFAAAPVSAVMLSGTLPVDIFELSRDDGGNARQALSLLFMLITSSILLGGFVASRSIAEEGAIYARERLVNLQIAPYVLSKAAVLGLFSVVQTAALVFITAGRIEIPGGNDALRDIYLVVLAVNLISVAAGLFASAVARNGLQATLMIVIFLMVQLAIAGGIVPLKGMDAVARAMSMLTPGRWALSLLGRIADINARMDAQFPKNNFVDQFTVEPSTCWAALGGIFVGLMALAVIALKRRDVR